A part of Polynucleobacter sp. MG-Unter2-18 genomic DNA contains:
- a CDS encoding tetratricopeptide repeat protein: MNPQLQLMLQQALQAFQRGDHRVADSILKGILRVDSKNLAALSILGLIRASAQKYQEAAELLGKAARINPNDASIQYNLAKSLADGGCHKQSITHHKKAVDLTPNNPSAWLNFGKSLSNLKSHAQALDCFERALGLQPELAESWFNIGTTLHELKRFKEALPHYDKALSLNPSFAQAWANKAFTLHELKRFDEALLSYNKAIAIEPDDIPANWNKSLTLLHLGDYENGWTFYEWRWKTEFQKNSNRHYLKPLWLGQESLKGKTILIWSEQGLGDTIQFCRYIKLIANLGAKVFFEVQEPLLTSFINLEGVDQLIRQGDQPPEFDFHIPLLSLPLALKTTINTIPKGIGYILPPTEKVQHWRNKLGAKEKFRIGLVWSSGHRADTPGLWDYAVRKSIPLKMFTVLKDVNFEFHSLQKGGEAVAELEKLETDSWLGPKIFNHDDQLNDFSDTAALIENLDLVISVDTSVAHMAGAMGKPVWVLTQFSVDWRWSDGQRESWYPTAKVFSQPSHDDWTSVIESVRRELINFNT; this comes from the coding sequence ATGAACCCCCAGCTTCAATTAATGCTTCAACAAGCTTTGCAGGCCTTTCAAAGAGGCGATCATCGTGTTGCCGACTCAATTCTTAAGGGGATATTGAGGGTTGACTCAAAAAACCTGGCAGCCTTGAGTATTTTGGGACTTATCAGAGCATCAGCACAAAAATATCAGGAAGCGGCTGAGTTGCTAGGTAAAGCCGCCCGAATTAATCCCAATGACGCATCTATTCAATACAACCTAGCCAAATCTCTTGCTGATGGTGGGTGCCATAAGCAGTCCATTACCCACCATAAAAAAGCAGTCGACTTAACTCCTAACAACCCATCTGCTTGGCTGAATTTCGGTAAAAGCTTATCAAACTTAAAATCCCATGCACAAGCTCTCGATTGTTTCGAAAGGGCTCTAGGATTACAACCCGAATTAGCTGAAAGTTGGTTCAACATAGGAACCACTCTTCATGAGTTAAAAAGATTTAAGGAAGCCCTACCCCACTACGACAAAGCATTGAGCCTAAATCCAAGTTTTGCACAGGCATGGGCGAATAAAGCATTTACCCTCCATGAATTAAAAAGATTCGATGAAGCATTGCTAAGTTATAACAAAGCAATCGCTATTGAGCCAGATGATATTCCGGCAAATTGGAACAAGTCCCTTACACTTCTTCATCTTGGCGACTATGAGAATGGCTGGACTTTTTATGAGTGGAGATGGAAAACAGAATTTCAAAAAAATTCAAATCGACATTATTTAAAACCCCTATGGCTTGGACAAGAGTCACTAAAAGGAAAAACTATCTTAATTTGGTCCGAGCAAGGACTAGGAGATACGATTCAATTCTGTAGATACATTAAATTGATTGCCAACTTGGGTGCAAAAGTTTTTTTTGAAGTTCAAGAGCCTTTATTGACATCTTTCATCAACCTGGAAGGCGTAGACCAGCTAATTAGACAGGGTGATCAGCCCCCAGAATTTGATTTTCACATTCCCTTACTCAGTCTACCTTTGGCATTAAAAACAACCATCAATACAATACCAAAAGGTATTGGGTATATTTTGCCGCCAACCGAAAAAGTTCAGCACTGGAGAAATAAATTAGGCGCCAAGGAAAAATTCAGAATTGGATTAGTTTGGTCTAGTGGGCACAGAGCAGATACGCCTGGACTCTGGGATTATGCAGTGCGGAAAAGTATCCCCCTGAAAATGTTTACGGTACTTAAAGATGTCAACTTTGAGTTCCATAGCTTACAAAAGGGAGGGGAAGCTGTTGCTGAGCTGGAAAAATTAGAAACGGATTCTTGGTTGGGCCCAAAAATTTTCAACCATGATGATCAATTAAATGATTTCTCTGACACCGCTGCATTAATAGAAAATCTTGATTTAGTAATTTCCGTAGATACCTCTGTTGCTCATATGGCTGGGGCAATGGGTAAACCAGTCTGGGTTTTAACCCAGTTCTCTGTTGATTGGAGATGGTCGGATGGGCAAAGAGAATCTTGGTACCCAACTGCAAAAGTATTTAGCCAGCCATCACATGATGACTGGACGTCAGTCATTGAAAGCGTTCGCCGTGAACTTATCAATTTCAATACCTGA
- the mscL gene encoding large conductance mechanosensitive channel protein MscL — MAVLKEFRDFAVKGNVVDLAVGVIIGGAFGKIVDSLVNDIVMPVISTLLGGHIDFTNLFLVLGRIPEGVPRTFDALKKAGVPIFAYGNFITISINFILLAFVIFQMVKVVNKIRIIDAPPTPPAPEDILLLREIRDSLKK; from the coding sequence ATGGCTGTTTTAAAGGAATTTCGGGACTTTGCAGTTAAGGGAAATGTCGTTGATTTAGCAGTGGGCGTTATCATTGGCGGGGCATTTGGGAAAATTGTGGATTCCCTGGTCAATGACATTGTGATGCCGGTGATTTCCACCCTTTTGGGGGGTCATATTGACTTTACCAACCTGTTCTTGGTGCTAGGCAGAATCCCTGAGGGTGTTCCAAGAACCTTTGATGCCCTCAAAAAGGCTGGGGTACCCATTTTTGCCTATGGAAACTTCATCACAATTTCCATTAACTTTATCCTTCTAGCATTTGTCATTTTCCAGATGGTGAAAGTCGTCAACAAAATACGAATAATAGATGCGCCACCAACCCCTCCAGCACCAGAGGATATTCTGCTATTGAGAGAAATTCGGGATAGCCTCAAAAAATAA
- the petA gene encoding ubiquinol-cytochrome c reductase iron-sulfur subunit has translation MSDKPSMDKDRRKWLIATSAVGGAGAAAALYPFVDSFQPSERAKAAGAAVEIDIAGMQPDEMRMVEWRGKPVWVVRRTPEQVAELSKIDAELADPDSLRDPAQFTPPYAQNQWRSIKPEYMVVVGICTHLGCSPTPKFEAGAQPSLPNTWQGGFLCPCHGSTFDMAGRVFKNKPAPDNMEVPPHMYLSDTKILVGEDKKA, from the coding sequence ATGAGTGACAAGCCCAGTATGGATAAGGATCGTCGTAAATGGTTGATCGCTACTTCAGCGGTTGGAGGCGCTGGTGCGGCCGCAGCCCTTTACCCGTTTGTTGATAGTTTTCAGCCTTCTGAGCGTGCTAAAGCCGCTGGAGCTGCCGTCGAAATCGATATTGCTGGTATGCAGCCAGATGAGATGCGCATGGTGGAGTGGCGTGGTAAGCCTGTATGGGTGGTGCGTCGCACCCCTGAGCAGGTTGCCGAGCTTTCCAAGATTGATGCAGAGCTTGCAGATCCTGATTCTTTAAGGGATCCAGCTCAATTTACCCCTCCTTATGCTCAGAATCAATGGCGCTCAATTAAGCCTGAATACATGGTAGTAGTTGGTATTTGCACCCATTTAGGATGCTCGCCTACACCTAAGTTTGAGGCAGGCGCTCAGCCTTCTTTGCCAAATACATGGCAGGGTGGTTTCCTCTGCCCATGTCATGGCTCAACCTTTGATATGGCGGGCCGTGTATTTAAGAACAAACCAGCCCCAGACAATATGGAAGTGCCGCCGCATATGTATTTGAGCGACACCAAAATTCTAGTCGGTGAAGATAAGAAGGCCTAA